The region GCGGCTCAAGGAGATCGCGCATCGCCCTGCGATTCAACCCGCCGCGCCGCCCGATGCACGCCCCAACGGCATCGCACCCATGGCCGCGCGTTTCGCCGATCTGCGCGCCAAACTCTGCTGGCTTCCCGCGACGCGTGCCACGACCGCCGCGTTTCTCGCGATGCTGATCGGCCACTCGCTTTCACCCGAGCGCTGGTTCTGGGCGGTCATCACCACCTTCGTCGTGTTCCTCGGCACACGCTCGCGCGCCGACACCGTGTATCGCGGCGCGCAGCGGCTGGCGGGGACGCTGGCCGGCGCGCTCGTCAGCGTGCTGCTGGTCGCGCCCTTGCATGGGTCGCCGATGTGGCTGGTCGCCGCGATGGTGTTGTGCGTATTCGGCTGGGCGTATTTCATTCTGAGCGCATACGCGCCGGGCGTGTTCTTCATCACCGTGCTGGTCGGGCTTGTGTACGGCGAGTTGGGTTTTGCGATGGGACCGCTGGCCGAGTTGCGGATCGAGGAAGTGCTGGTGGGCTGCCTCGTATCGTTCGCCGTCGCGATGTTGATGATGCCGCTGGCGGCGACGCGCCACGTCGAAGCGAAACTGGGCGCCGTGCTTGGCGCGCTGCGCGAGGTGGTGCTGGCTAAGGATTCGAATACGTTCACGTCGAACGAAGCGGCCTCGGCGATGCGCAAGCTCGATCGTAGCTGGCACGATCTGCGCATCGCGTTGAAGCCGTTGCAGACGCAACGTGTGGTCGTGTGGAATCCCGATGTCGAACTGGCGACCGGTTCGCTGCTGTGCTGCCTGCATTGGGCACGGGTATTGAGCGACGCGGCGCGTGATGAAAATACGCGCTCGATGCCGGAAGGAACGATGCTCGATCGCGCAGATTTCGCTTCGGCCGCTGCGCACAGAGAATCGATCGTCGTGCGGCTGGATACGTTGATCGCGCGATATCAAGGCAGCATTGCGCGTGCTTCGCGCGCTGAAAGTGAACGACAACGCGAGAATCGCTCCACGCATAGTGCCGCCGCGCTCGATGCCGGCAAAGACGCGACATCAGGTCCGGCATGGGCTCAACTCGACGGCGCCGTCGCCCAATTGTTCGATCGCTTGACACGCCCCGCTGCGACGACGCGGCGCGTGTTCAACTGGGCGCTCCGTGGCCGGAGTGCGTGAAATAGTCTGAGCCCGGAACGACGTCACATTCCTAACCCGCGCATTTCCCGACCCACGCCTTGCTCCGGCACCTACGCCAACATTCATCGGGAACAGGTTTTGCAATCGGCGTATGTGACACGCATACGCGGTTTCCGCCTGGCTGCTGATCCGGTCGAACTGAATGGCAACGAAACCTGTTCTCGGGCTGTCCAATTGCAGGTAGCCCGGCGGCGCGTGTATTTTGAAGTCGGTGTCGCGTAAGAAATGCGAGATCTGGTTGCGGAACGGGGTTGGTATGACAAGCGTCTTATTGGTGGATGATGACGTCGAAGCGCTCGCGGCATGGCGCGCGGTATGCGAGGCAGATGGGTACGACGTCCGGAGCGCGACGAATGGGCGAGACGCGCTGGCAAGCTTTGCCGGCTCTCCCGTCGACATCGTGGTTGCAGACTGGCGCATGCCCATCATGTCGGGCAGCGAGTTGTGTCACCAGTTACGCACCGCGCCGGGACTCGCCGACGTCGCATTCGTTCTGGTCTCGGGAGAGCCGAGCCCGCCGGCGTTCGTGAGTTACGACGCGTTTCTGCGCAAGCCCGTGGAAGGTGCCGAGCTTCTCACGACCATGCGCCGACTGCTGATGGACAAGGTCGGGCACCGGTCGCGATAGACGTCACGTCGTCGCTTCAGTTATCCCCAGTTTTTGTTCGCAAGCCTGTGGATAACCTTCCCACAACCGCGGCAACCGCTTGATCCAATTACCTTATCAAGCGGTGCGCGCGGTATGCCACCTGCCTAGATCGCCGCGCGCCGGACCGGCCGCACGAAAGCGCTGCGCTCGACCAGCGCGCCGAACAACAGTCCGATCGTGGTCCACATAATGACCTGCATGCCGATCGCCGCTACGCGGAATTTCCACAGCAGCACGGCGGGGAAGGCCGCGGGCACTTCGTTGATCACCGGCATCGACAGCTGCACGGCCGCGATAATCGCGACGAACAGCACGCCTGCCACGATCGATCCATTCCATGCGCCGAGCTGCACGGCCAGACGTCGACGCACTTTCAGCGAGAACACCATCGCCGCGACGGAAATCGCGATCATCAGAAAGAACAACCCGGTGCGCATGCCGATCGTTTCGGGGTCACCGACCGATGGCGGATTCGCCGGATACTTGATGTTCGGCACGATCACCAGTGCGATGAACGCCGCGAGCGCGAGCCAGGCGGACAGAGCCCGCGCACTCGCCGCGCCGACCCGGCCATACGCATACGCGAACACCAGCGAGAACAGCCCGCCCACTGCCGCGCCGTACGTCACCACGCCGGTGAGCAGACCCAAACCGGCCTGGGTCTCGCGGCTCACGATTTCCGGTTCGGGCGCTTCGCCTTTAGCGGCATCGGCTTTCTCCTCGAAGGAGATCGCCTGATCGACCTGCGGTTCGCCGACCACGCGGGCGAAACCGAACGTGAGCAATCCCGCGGCGATGCCTGCGAGCATCCCGCGTACCAACAATTTACCGACCATGTTCGACTCCGTTAGTGGCAGGGAAAGCCGAGCAGATGGCGGCCGTCGTGCACGAACTCATGGACGTACATGCCGGGCACGAGCGACGTGGCGCCCTCTTCCGCACCCACGAAGTAAATGGCGAGCAACAGCAGCAGGCCGCCGAACACGATCCACGGCAGCAATTCGCGCAACGGAATCGGCGTGGGTTGCGCAACGGGCGCATTGGCGGAATCGAATACAGCTTGGGTCATGAATGACATCTCCTGGGGTAACGCGCCCCGATAGTCGATAGCAAAGGGAGTGCGCAAAGCTCGGGTCTGGCTGTTGGCAGAAGAAGCCAATTACAGTGGCGCGACCGCGCCGGGTTCTCACCGGCTTCCGTGCTTCGCAACGCCGCTATTCTACGCGCTAAACTTTCGCGTTCGATAACCGGTAAGTGCGTGCGCCGCATGGGCGCTGGGCGCTGGGCGCTGGGCATCGATGTAGCTTCGAGGGATTCAACGGAATGGACATTCGGCTTTTATTGATCAGTCACGCGTCGACCGCCGCGATGCGCGCGGGCCGTTTCCCCGGCGATGTGTCGTTCGACTCGCTCGATCAGCGCAGCATTGCCGAAATCGATGCCACACGTGCGCATCTTTCGATTCCGGGTGATGCCAGCGCGTTGGTCAGCCCGGCGCTCTGCGCACGTGCAACGGCGCAGGCGCTGAAGCTCGCGGCAATCGTCGATGCCAATCTGGCCGATGTGAATTACGGTGCGTGGCAGGGTCGGCGTCTCGCCGATCTGCTGACCGAAGCGCCGCAAGAACTCGGGGCATGGATGCATGATCCCGACGCCAAGCCTCATGGCGGTGAGTCGTTCAGCCAACTCGTCAAGCGCGTGGGCGCGTGGCTCGATTCGCTCAGCGATCCGGCAAGCCAACGGACGCTCGACGATAAGAACAAGCTTCGTACTATCGTCGCGGTCACTCACGCGCCGGTCATGCGGGCGGCGATCGTCGTGGCGCTCGGTGCTGCTGCGCAGGTGTTCCCGCGCATCGAGATCGCGCCGCTGTCGATCATCGAATTGCGCTGCTCGCGGCGAGGCTGGACGTGGTGGCCGGCAGTCGGCTAGCGGCGACGCGTTGGCCCCCCCCTCGTCCCCGCTATCGCCCTTTCCCGCGAGGCTTGAATTCCAGTTCAGGTGGTGCGATGTCGGGGTGCGCTTCGTAGAGCGGTTCGAGAGCCAGAACATACACCTGGTCGAGTAGTTGACCCATTGCCCGACGAAACGCTTTGAATTCGTCGGCAGGGCAGCTTTCTTGCACCAGAATAATCGCGTCGTTAATTGCTCCACTGACGCCGAGAAACCGGTTGCTCAGATCTGATGCAATCTCAGGATTTTTGATCATGACGTTCCTTTAACATCCGTTGTCCGCGATGCATTTGTTTTTGCATCTAAAAAAGGGGATTCCAGTTCCACCTCGTGTCGGAAGCTCCGTTTCCGTGCAGTAGTCGATGCACTTTTGATATACCTTGCGGCATCGGTTGGTCGTCGCGCACTTTACAAATCCCGGGTCCGAATCTCCGTTGGTTGCAAACAGTTGCGCATACAACACCGCGCGCTTTGATTGACCATTCTGGTCGGGCATAAAAATTGGAAAACGAACCTGTTCCTGCGTTACTATCTTTCGTCGCCATATTTGGCATCCGCGACGCTATTTGGATCAGTATGGCTAAACAACTTGCAACGATAGATTAAAGTGTCCGGCATCAATAACAGACCCGGTGCCCAAACATATTTTATCTGAGAGAGTGTGATGACTCGAACACCGACCCTTCTTCTGGATGAGCCATCGAACGTCGATGACTTGGGCGGAGCACACGCAAGGATTGCAACGACGATATCGAAGCTCGTCCTGACATCCCCTGGCGGGCAAACAATTAGGCTCGACGGCACGTGGGGAGCCGGAAAATCGACCGTCGTGAAGATCGTCGCCGAGCAGTTGGAGCATTCTGCCCCCAAAAAGCCTGGCAAAGAGGTATTGCAATCGCCTGACGTCGCAGTTTTCCAGTACGACGCGTGGGTGCACGTCGGCGATCCGCTTCGTCGTGCATTTCTATCAGCGCTTGTACAAAAACTCACTGAACGAAAATGGTTAGAAAATTCCGATGGCACGGCGAGTGAGTCTCTCTGGACGAAAAGGCTAGATCAACTGAGTCGACGGCTCAAAACAACGTCTCGGAAGACAACCCCATTCTTCTCCAACTCCGCCAAGGTAATTTTGTCGGCGCTTGCGGCGCTAGGCATTGCTGCACCGATGTTGGCGGAGCTCGAAAAACGTCTAATCGAACCGCTCGGAGTTGCACCACTTCTGGCCTCGACTGCGCTGACAGGCTTCGTAGCTTTCGCATTGTTTCATCTGCTTTCCAACGAAGCCATGGGCTTTATCATCCGACGCAATTCGGATGAGGAAGCTGTCGAAGTTCGGGACGACCCGGAGCCGACTTCCATCGAGTTCCAAGATGCGTTCGGTGAACTGATGCAGGTCATCCTTGAGCAAGACAACCGTCGCCTCGTCATAGTCATAGACAATCTCGACCGCATTGACCAAGCCGATACGAAAGCAGTGTGGGCACTTCTCCGTTCGTTCCTCGACAATCCCCAGTTCAAATCACATGAGTGGCTCCGTCGATTATGGGTGCTCATACCAGTGGCGGACGAAGGGCGAGTGCTTCAGTCATCCACGCCTGCCTCGGCTGTATCAGCGAAAGACCCTGCTCCGTCATCGTTCCTCGAAAAGGTTTTCCAGCTACGATTTTCCTTGCCGCCACCGATGCTTCATTCGTGGAAAAACTACTTTAACGGAAAGCTGGTGCAGGCATTCGGGGAAGACTTGCTTGGTGATTACGATGAAATTTTGCGGCTCTATGAAGAGCTACCGCTCTCGGCTAGTCTGACTCCCCGAGCAATCGTGTCGTTTGTCAACGAACTTGTCTTGTTAAAGATTGAGTGGTCCGACAAAGTATCCCTATCCAGTCTGGCGGCGTACCTTCTCTCGAAGGAAAAGCTCCTCGCGGACAGTTGTGTTCCGCCGACGGAGGTAACTCGAATTCTTCGCGAAGAGTCTCTAGCCGATACGTTCGCCATGCTGCACCATCATGCATCAACGAAAGAGGAGGCTTCCTACATTTCTGTTCGTCCAAGGCTTGAAGCCGCTCTGGACAATGGAGACAGCGAAGCGTTAAGTCGGCTGTTTCAGGAAAGCCCTGCTTTCCAATTCGTTCTCGACCGATATATTCGGCAGGACCTAAGTGCTCTCCAGGGGCAACAGGAACGCTTGCTGCAAGCTGTAAGGGCGATTTGCCCCTTGGCAATAGCGGAAGACGGTACGCAGCTCAAGCACAAACCGCTGACGGCGGGAACGATGCTTCATTTTCGTCAGGTGGCCTTGTCGACCATGGCTGCTTCAAAAAGCTTGCGGTTGCTCAATGAAAATCTTGTGTCTGGTCTACAAGCCCTACTGGACATCTCGTCGTCTCGCGAACAGACGGCTATGCTGATTGTCGAGATGCTCAGAAACATCGTTGCAACTGCGGATGACCAACCAGACCCATTAACTAAGCAAATTGCTGTGGCGTGGGAAGCATGGACCTCTTCGCTTGGTGGCGTACTTTCAATATCGGAGGTGCACTCAGCAATAACAGCGGAAGGGGCGGAGCAGATTGCGTTGCCGGTTGGTGCCGAACTGTGGGCTCGACTCTGCCAAGAGACCAGGCACACTGAGCGTTCTTGGATTTTGACTTGCTGTACGTGTAGAGGTGGCGAAGACGCGAAACTGACTTGGCTTAGGACTCGATTCGAATCCGAAAAGATGGAAACTGCTGCGGTCGCACTCCTTAAGCAAGCTATGGAAACAGGAGAGGAACACTTCTTCGACGCTATCGCTGAAGGCATCGTTAAGAAACAAGTCCACGCCTATAAGATTTCTTCCTGGGGAAGCGACGACTATTTAATACCATCCCTCGCGGCATTGTTTAGTCTCGACCGTTTGCGCTTAAAGCCATACCTGCGTAGGCTAGTCGATAGTGGTGAGTTGTTCAGAGTGTTCGGCACGTCGACTCCAACAAGCGATTGGAAGTCGGCCGTGCTAATTTATTTTATAGTATTCGCGACCGACGGCATGCTGAAGACTGAGATAACGGCCTTTCTCGGCGGAAAGGAGTCCGTTGATGGTCTGCAATTTGTGACGCGGCTGGTCGAAGGAAAGATTGGGCTAAATACCGATCAAGTTCGAAACTTTGTGGAGGTGCTCGACACCCTTGCAGTCTACGAAGTGCTGCAGTTGTTAGCGACAGGTTGGGGTAACAAGGGGCTGATAACCTCCCTTGTGCCAGCACTAGCTTTAAGCGAGCGATTTATTTATTACATCCGTGCACAGGGTGACTTCAAAACCGAGTTGATAGCCTTTGCGAACAAGTACGTGATCGATCCACAGTTACGTCATCAGTTTGTCGAATCGGCGCTTTCGACCGAAGAATCAACGGCCGCACAAAAATCATTTGGCGACGAGAGCATCTTAATCGAACGGTTGCGGGAAGTGCAGATTCCCGCGTGAGAACCCGAGGTGACAAGCAGCCCATTCACCTACGCGACTAGCGGTGATGGGGAGCTTTTCCATACCGGAGCACGTCACTTGTTGGCGAACACCGTGAACCGAGCATAGGCCTTAGGATTTACGCGCTTTCCACCCTGCACGAGCCACAGCGGATTCGTGCCGACGAAGAAAGGGAAAACAGCGCATCGAGATCGCGCCGCTGTCGATCATCGAATTGCGCTGCTCGCGGCGAGGCTGGACGTGGTGGCCGGCGTTACAGCCTGTTCCTTGACTCACGCCCTCACTTCCCCGACACCACCAGCCGCAGCTTGTTCGACCCCGTCGGCGACAGCGTGATCTCGGTTCGCTTACCCGGCGCGCCGACATAAAAGTGCTGGCGTCCCGGCGAATTCTGATCGTGCGTCGCTTCGGGCAAACATGACGCGATGTCCGCCGCCACCGCCTGAAGCGCATCCGCGTTCGATCCCGCGTCGTGATGCGGCGTCCACATGCATTGATAGCTGCCACGGGCGGCCGAACATTGCGCGTCGTCGCCATAGGGCTGCGCGACGCCTTTCCCGTCGTCGGGCGTCAGCGAAGACAAGCCGCCTGGCGCGGCGGCCACGATGCGTTTGAGCGACGCGCACGGGCTGGGCGCATCGTCGGCGAATGCGCTGCAGGGCAGCATGGTGCTTAGCGTTGCGACGGCCAGCGTGGCCGCGAAGAGTCGGGTCCGGTTCATGGGCGCAGTCCTTCAGTCATTGAATGCCTGAGAAAGAGGCGCGCGAATGGAAAACCATTCACGGGCCCTAGCGCGGTAGCAGTCTCCGTGCCCATCGTCGTGCGCTCCGTCCGTTCCGTGCCATCGCAATGCATTGAAGCCGCTACCGCTGTCCAGTGCCGAACAAGGCCTCCCGCCCCCGCGCCGACGTGAAGATCCCACCCGCGTCATGCCCGACGCCATCGATCACGAACGTCCTGTGCGTCGATAATCCCCGCGGATGCCGCGACGCCATATAGCGCGCGTAAGCAAGCCCCCGCTCCAGCCGATGCGCCCCTTGCGCACGCGCCGCGCAAGACCGGTCGAGCGCCGGATGCTGCGGATCGCAATCCGCGCCGCCCAGCAGCACGGTGACATCACGTTGCACGTAACGCGCTTCGAGCTTTTCCGTCATGGCGTCGTCTATCGTACCGCTCGCGCCGGCATCCTTCGCATACGCCGGCAAATGCTCCAACCCATACTTCCAGCGATTGAACGACGAACACGACGCCGCATCGAACGCGACAAACTCGCCGCGCGCATCCGGCCGCATCGCATCGAAATACACATACGACGACGGATTCGCGACGACGTAACGCAGCGCGACGCCCCGCGCCGTCAGCAACGCATCGCCGCGCGCGACGACCGCGTATCGCTGCACGACCTGGCCGCCGCCCGAATGCCCTGCGATCACCACGTCGGTCAATGCGCCGAACTGCTCGCGCGAAGCGAGCGTGTGCAAAATCGCGTCGAGCACGTCGAACGAACTGAGCGGCGCCGGACCTTGGGAGTTGTCGCCGCCCATCCAGCCGGTCCAGTCCCAATGCAACGTGGACGACGGCAACGCATGCGCATCGAGATCCGCGCTCGCGAGAAACTGCGGCACGATCAGCAGCGTATCGTCCGCGCTCGCCCCGGCCGACTCGCACGCGCGCTGCGCCAACTCGAAGTACGTATCGCCGTTGCGCAAACGTCCATGAATCAGAATCACCACACGCCGCACCGTCGGCGCCGGCGCGAGCCAGTCACCGTTCGCGAACACCGGCACCGTGCCGCTGCCGGCCGGCGTCGAGACCTGCAGATAACGGCTCGCGACGACCGCGACCGGGCGTTCATTCGGCGCGCGTTCGTCGTCCATGATCGAAGGCTGGGTCATGCAATAAGCTCGTGGTTGATTTCGTGGTTCATCGACATCTAGTGCGTGACGACGCTCGCCGCCGCGCCGCGCGGTTCACGACCAGCGCGCGTGAAATACACCATGGCCAGCGACACGAACCCCGCGAATATCAGGTAAAACGCCGGCGTCAGACTGCTGCCCGTCACCCGCGTCAAGCCCGTGATGGTAAGCGGCGCCATGCCGCCGAACAGCGTCACCGCGATGTTGTACGACAGTGCCACGCCCGCCGAACGGCTACGCACCGGGAACAGTGTCGCGAGCATGCCGGGATGCGCGCCGGACATCGCCGCGAGAAACACGGTGGCGATCATCTGCGCGATGAACAGATGGCCCGGCGTCGGATCGGTGACGACGAAGCGATACAGCGGATACACGCAGATAATCCACGCGATCACGACCGGATAGAACAACCGGTACGCACCGTAGCGATCGGCGAGCTTGCCCGACAGCGGAAACAGAAACAGATTCAGCACGCCCGACACGAACGCGCCGAGCAACGCGGTGGAGAGCGGCAGATGCAGTTGCCGTTCGACATACACCGACAGATACGAGTGCCACACATAGTTCGTTGCCGCTCCGACGATGATCACGCCCATCGCGCAGATCGCTGCATCGCCGTTGTCGTGGAAAAACTGGCGGATGGTCACGCGAGGCGGCTTGTCCTGATGTTCGAGCAGTTGCTCGAACTCCGGCGACTCGGCCACGCGGTGCCGGATATAGAAACCGAACGGTCCCGCCAGCGCGCCGAACAGAAACGGCAGACGCCACCCCCAGGCCACCAGTTGCTCATGCGTCAACTGCGTGGTCAGCAGATAACCGACACCGGACGACAGCAGCAACGCGAACGCCTGCGCCGACATGTTGAAGCTGCCGTAGAACATCTTCTTGTGCGGCGGCGCGTACTCCACAAGCATCGCCGACGCGGTCGCGAACTGGCCGCCCACCGAGAGCCCTTGCAGCAACCGCGCGAGTACCACCAGCAGCGGCGCCGCGATGCCGATATGCGCGTAACCCGGCGTCAAGCCCATCAGCAAGGTGCTGGCCGCCATCGAAATGATCAGCAGCGACAGCGCCTTGCGGCGCCCCGCGCGATCCGCGTAAATGCCGAGCAGAATGCCGCCGATCGGCCGCACGATGAAGCCGACCGCGAACGTGGCAAGCGTCAGCATGATCGACACGAAGCCGCTGCCGCCCGGAAAGAACACCTGCGCGATGATCTTCGCGAAGTAGCCGTAGATCAGAAAGTCGAACCATTCGAGGCCGTTGCCGAGCACGGACGCGAAGATCGCGCGACGCACCATCGCCGGGCTCAATGCGCTCGACGGATCGGCGCCCGGGCGCGCACCGCCATTGCCTTGCTTGAGAGTCGTCGCTTCGCTCATGGCTCGCATCCTTGCGTGCTTTGCGCATTCGATGTGTCGAACATCGCCGCCAGCGCGCAGACCGAAGTCAGCATGCGCGCGCCGTCATGACCGACGCCCGGCACGATGTGAAAACTTTGGTTCAACCCCTGCGGATGACGCGTCTGCATATAACGGTAATACGCCTGCGCACGCGCCACGCGTTGCGGACCTTGCGCCTCGGCGGCACAGGATTTGTCGAGCGCGCTTTGCTGCGGATCGTTATCCGCGCCGCCCACCAGATAGTCGATGCGCCGCGCCGCGTAGGTCGCTTCGAGTTGCGCGGGCGAGCGGTCGGCAAGATACGGCGGCCGCTTGTCCATGCCGTACTTCCATTGATTGAAGTCGGGGCATTGCGCGCTGTCGAACGGCGCGGCGACGCCGTCGGCGTCCGGACGCAACGCGTCGAAATACGCATACGTGGACGGACTCGCCACCACGTAGCGCACGTCGATGCCTTCGTCGGTCAGCGCGGCGAGATTGCGCCCCGCCACCGCATAACGCTGCACCACCTGGCCGCCGCCCGAATGTCCGGCGAACACGACATGGCGCAGATTCGGAAACAGCTTGCGATCGGCGAGACGCGCGACGATCGCGTCCAGCACTTCGTACGAACCGATCGGCGCGGGGCCGTTGGCCGCTTCGCCGCCCATCCACGCGTCGCCAGTCCAGCGCAGCAGATCGGCCGGTTCGTCGTGCACGCGCAGATCGAGATTGGCCAGGAACTGCGGCGCGATCAACAACGTGGTGTCGGGATCGGCGTGCGCGGCCGCGCGCGCGTTCTGCGCGGTGCGGTAGTACACGTCCGCGTTGCGCAGCTTGCCGTGAATCACGATCACCGCGCGCGTGACCTGAGGCTGCGCGACGTTCCAGTCCTTCGACAGATACAGCGGAAACTCCGCCTGCCCTTGCGGCGTGTCGAGCGTGAAGCGCGTATCGGAGATCACCGCAACCGGCTTCAGATGTGCCTTATACGCGTGCGCCGCGAACGCCGGCTGCGGCATCGCCGGCAAAACGGCCGCGCTCGTCGCGACGCACAACGCCGCCAAACCGCGTGATAGATGGAAAGTCATGTAACCCGCTCCTGATCGCCACGCACGATGATGATGCGATAACCCTGAATCTTGAACGCGGCGCATCGTCGATTCCGTCGTTGAAATGCCGGCCTGCCTCGAATTGCTCAGAACCGGTGGCGAATGCCGAGCGTCACGCCGGTCTGGTTCGGACCGAACGCCGTGTCGCTCGTCAATCCCACCGGCGTGTACTTGTCGTTGGCATAGCGCGTGGCAGCGGCGTAAGCGATCGTTGCATACACATCGGTTCGCTTCGACAGAATATAGTCCGCGTCCAGCACGCCCATCAACGAGTTCGAGACGTTCGCCGTCTTGTTGCTCTGATAGTACGTGGCCG is a window of Paraburkholderia sp. D15 DNA encoding:
- a CDS encoding FUSC family protein — encoded protein: MIAAAFSRVADRLLAADPGLVRLHTALRVALACLFTGVVSIAWTVSHHQPITLAAPGILFAMVAPLFLRDARRAAWFGTLLRLYLCACLCFAAASALSRYPLAGDAGFLVVMFAGMLCQACGPRALGCAMLGVVCFYLGLYLHPSTMQVAQSLLLSLAGPVTVTLVGRVLVPTRVAASFRLAVHTVTLRATRVLHAPDLANLSSLNEAALSLEEQLALLNPSNAETVRERIVEVEVAAGQHAFASEPDTGSVVADATNATNTKSTTNAPHAQALRHAIARLKEIAHRPAIQPAAPPDARPNGIAPMAARFADLRAKLCWLPATRATTAAFLAMLIGHSLSPERWFWAVITTFVVFLGTRSRADTVYRGAQRLAGTLAGALVSVLLVAPLHGSPMWLVAAMVLCVFGWAYFILSAYAPGVFFITVLVGLVYGELGFAMGPLAELRIEEVLVGCLVSFAVAMLMMPLAATRHVEAKLGAVLGALREVVLAKDSNTFTSNEAASAMRKLDRSWHDLRIALKPLQTQRVVVWNPDVELATGSLLCCLHWARVLSDAARDENTRSMPEGTMLDRADFASAAAHRESIVVRLDTLIARYQGSIARASRAESERQRENRSTHSAAALDAGKDATSGPAWAQLDGAVAQLFDRLTRPAATTRRVFNWALRGRSA
- a CDS encoding response regulator, whose amino-acid sequence is MTSVLLVDDDVEALAAWRAVCEADGYDVRSATNGRDALASFAGSPVDIVVADWRMPIMSGSELCHQLRTAPGLADVAFVLVSGEPSPPAFVSYDAFLRKPVEGAELLTTMRRLLMDKVGHRSR
- a CDS encoding CbtA family protein; the encoded protein is MVGKLLVRGMLAGIAAGLLTFGFARVVGEPQVDQAISFEEKADAAKGEAPEPEIVSRETQAGLGLLTGVVTYGAAVGGLFSLVFAYAYGRVGAASARALSAWLALAAFIALVIVPNIKYPANPPSVGDPETIGMRTGLFFLMIAISVAAMVFSLKVRRRLAVQLGAWNGSIVAGVLFVAIIAAVQLSMPVINEVPAAFPAVLLWKFRVAAIGMQVIMWTTIGLLFGALVERSAFVRPVRRAAI
- a CDS encoding CbtB domain-containing protein, whose protein sequence is MTQAVFDSANAPVAQPTPIPLRELLPWIVFGGLLLLLAIYFVGAEEGATSLVPGMYVHEFVHDGRHLLGFPCH
- a CDS encoding histidine phosphatase family protein, producing the protein MDIRLLLISHASTAAMRAGRFPGDVSFDSLDQRSIAEIDATRAHLSIPGDASALVSPALCARATAQALKLAAIVDANLADVNYGAWQGRRLADLLTEAPQELGAWMHDPDAKPHGGESFSQLVKRVGAWLDSLSDPASQRTLDDKNKLRTIVAVTHAPVMRAAIVVALGAAAQVFPRIEIAPLSIIELRCSRRGWTWWPAVG
- a CDS encoding P-loop NTPase fold protein, producing MTRTPTLLLDEPSNVDDLGGAHARIATTISKLVLTSPGGQTIRLDGTWGAGKSTVVKIVAEQLEHSAPKKPGKEVLQSPDVAVFQYDAWVHVGDPLRRAFLSALVQKLTERKWLENSDGTASESLWTKRLDQLSRRLKTTSRKTTPFFSNSAKVILSALAALGIAAPMLAELEKRLIEPLGVAPLLASTALTGFVAFALFHLLSNEAMGFIIRRNSDEEAVEVRDDPEPTSIEFQDAFGELMQVILEQDNRRLVIVIDNLDRIDQADTKAVWALLRSFLDNPQFKSHEWLRRLWVLIPVADEGRVLQSSTPASAVSAKDPAPSSFLEKVFQLRFSLPPPMLHSWKNYFNGKLVQAFGEDLLGDYDEILRLYEELPLSASLTPRAIVSFVNELVLLKIEWSDKVSLSSLAAYLLSKEKLLADSCVPPTEVTRILREESLADTFAMLHHHASTKEEASYISVRPRLEAALDNGDSEALSRLFQESPAFQFVLDRYIRQDLSALQGQQERLLQAVRAICPLAIAEDGTQLKHKPLTAGTMLHFRQVALSTMAASKSLRLLNENLVSGLQALLDISSSREQTAMLIVEMLRNIVATADDQPDPLTKQIAVAWEAWTSSLGGVLSISEVHSAITAEGAEQIALPVGAELWARLCQETRHTERSWILTCCTCRGGEDAKLTWLRTRFESEKMETAAVALLKQAMETGEEHFFDAIAEGIVKKQVHAYKISSWGSDDYLIPSLAALFSLDRLRLKPYLRRLVDSGELFRVFGTSTPTSDWKSAVLIYFIVFATDGMLKTEITAFLGGKESVDGLQFVTRLVEGKIGLNTDQVRNFVEVLDTLAVYEVLQLLATGWGNKGLITSLVPALALSERFIYYIRAQGDFKTELIAFANKYVIDPQLRHQFVESALSTEESTAAQKSFGDESILIERLREVQIPA
- a CDS encoding alpha/beta hydrolase codes for the protein MTQPSIMDDERAPNERPVAVVASRYLQVSTPAGSGTVPVFANGDWLAPAPTVRRVVILIHGRLRNGDTYFELAQRACESAGASADDTLLIVPQFLASADLDAHALPSSTLHWDWTGWMGGDNSQGPAPLSSFDVLDAILHTLASREQFGALTDVVIAGHSGGGQVVQRYAVVARGDALLTARGVALRYVVANPSSYVYFDAMRPDARGEFVAFDAASCSSFNRWKYGLEHLPAYAKDAGASGTIDDAMTEKLEARYVQRDVTVLLGGADCDPQHPALDRSCAARAQGAHRLERGLAYARYMASRHPRGLSTHRTFVIDGVGHDAGGIFTSARGREALFGTGQR
- a CDS encoding MFS transporter; amino-acid sequence: MSEATTLKQGNGGARPGADPSSALSPAMVRRAIFASVLGNGLEWFDFLIYGYFAKIIAQVFFPGGSGFVSIMLTLATFAVGFIVRPIGGILLGIYADRAGRRKALSLLIISMAASTLLMGLTPGYAHIGIAAPLLVVLARLLQGLSVGGQFATASAMLVEYAPPHKKMFYGSFNMSAQAFALLLSSGVGYLLTTQLTHEQLVAWGWRLPFLFGALAGPFGFYIRHRVAESPEFEQLLEHQDKPPRVTIRQFFHDNGDAAICAMGVIIVGAATNYVWHSYLSVYVERQLHLPLSTALLGAFVSGVLNLFLFPLSGKLADRYGAYRLFYPVVIAWIICVYPLYRFVVTDPTPGHLFIAQMIATVFLAAMSGAHPGMLATLFPVRSRSAGVALSYNIAVTLFGGMAPLTITGLTRVTGSSLTPAFYLIFAGFVSLAMVYFTRAGREPRGAAASVVTH
- a CDS encoding alpha/beta hydrolase; amino-acid sequence: MTFHLSRGLAALCVATSAAVLPAMPQPAFAAHAYKAHLKPVAVISDTRFTLDTPQGQAEFPLYLSKDWNVAQPQVTRAVIVIHGKLRNADVYYRTAQNARAAAHADPDTTLLIAPQFLANLDLRVHDEPADLLRWTGDAWMGGEAANGPAPIGSYEVLDAIVARLADRKLFPNLRHVVFAGHSGGGQVVQRYAVAGRNLAALTDEGIDVRYVVASPSTYAYFDALRPDADGVAAPFDSAQCPDFNQWKYGMDKRPPYLADRSPAQLEATYAARRIDYLVGGADNDPQQSALDKSCAAEAQGPQRVARAQAYYRYMQTRHPQGLNQSFHIVPGVGHDGARMLTSVCALAAMFDTSNAQSTQGCEP